The following proteins come from a genomic window of Leopardus geoffroyi isolate Oge1 chromosome A3, O.geoffroyi_Oge1_pat1.0, whole genome shotgun sequence:
- the ETAA1 gene encoding ewing's tumor-associated antigen 1 isoform X3: MSRRRKHGDSPGLKSTPPKAAAAEECSSVVEPGKRRLRSARGSGLRRAGERSPRPVPQQEQPPAAASCSKSNPEALVMSHLITNKPEVPVYAGPQSRKLRAPEYSERYETPKRVLKMDLLSSTFSSPNDPDGQNDIFWDQNSPMTKQLGKGRRKQIYTTDSDEISHIVNRIAPQDEKPTTNSMLGMWIGASAIPCTPSVAKGKSRAKISCTKLKTQNQEEELMKLAKQFDKNMEELDVIQEQKKRNHDFIQTISEAETLSNYKDNVQMQLLHDIVPEIDNAIMKNPMEENTKMSAINDQNSSQKPFDQNAEAAFNAIFDGSTQKCSGQFSQDLSDAFLNTSNTTFGKKSALKKEKIITNETLVTEKLPDKTPGSLSCQVDTLGMTNPCVTSYTEKPEAFNKHLDAFPTSDFEDDWENLLNNEPFVMQNVKMYELSPAPKTAQIADQKSICNFNNKCDKHKSRMNTSLGARLRDSKIVQDLPSKTHNKELIDSGKYSFSLNPNDEPNKLPSSGYIMKLEKSFNKIVQDCPVASNLTKVKEDMHTKFTSNVNTFEKSTLNTRYSNEQENKSIFNQSFKAPANINPFGSVTLGNETSVYNTNQTNASKLGSFFDDWNDPSFANEIVKACHQLENTWEADDVDDDLLYQACDDIERLTQQQDIRKGSKIPESTLEVNNSSKHGAKNIFTTSKQESQLVQSKHLNLSSISGHTSFTNSSQLNKPVKMDKREICGNSPSFLGATTNLTIYSKNSNCHINNLHFSWNNTDVPIQVKSPQSVLTGSSSLNVSSDYRNTETATYKKKLSTQHLSHRSTRDGDQSGLNKTVRFPKYTFTKMKNSQILSQFNQNCLPGSISDTKITQGLEKNKTPVHSFCGRAIQQQCLVKRSESLKQPSKVCN; the protein is encoded by the exons CTTTGGTGATGTCTCACCTCATTACGAATAAGCCGGAAGTTCCTGTGTATGCTGGCCCTCAAAGTAGGAAACTAAGGGCCCCCGAATATTCTG aaagGTATGAAACACCAAAGAGAGTGctgaaaatggatttattgtCATCTACCTTCAGTTCTCCTAATGATCCAGATGGACAGAATGATATCTTTTGGGATCAAAATTCTCCAATGACAAAACAGTTag gtaaaggaagaagaaaacagatttacACTACTGATAGTGATGAAATCTCACATATTGTTAATCGTATTGCTCCTCAG GatgaaaaaccaacaacaaacTCCATGCTAGGCATGTGGATTGGTGCTTCTGCTATTCCTTGTACTCCTAGTGTAGCAAAAGGCAAATCAAGAGCAAAAATCAGCTGCACAAA gtTGAAAACACAAAATCAAGAGGAAGAACTTATGAAATTGGCTAAGCAATTTGATAAAAATATGGAAGAGCTAGATGTGATTCaagagcaaaagaagagaaatcacgATTTTATCCAGACAATTTCAGAAGCAGAGACTTTAAGTAATTATAAAGATAATGTACAGATGCAGTTATTACATGATATAGTTCCAGAAATAGATAATGCTATAATGAAGAACCCAATGGAAGAAAACACCAAAATGTCTGCGATAAATGATCAAAATAGCAGTCAGAAGCCATTTGACCAAAATGCTGAAGCAGCCTTTAATGCCATTTTTGATGGCTCTACTCAGAAATGTAGTGGACAGTTCAGCCAAGATCTGTCAGATGCTTTTTTGAACACAAGTAATACTACCTTTGGAAAGAAAAGCgctttgaaaaaggagaaaatcattACTAATGAAACTCTGGTCACTGAAAAACTGCCAGATAAAACCCCAGGATCACTTTCTTGTCAAGTAGATACTCTTGGAATGACAAATCCATGTGTGACTTCTTACACCGAGAAGCCAGAAGCTTTTAATAAACACCTTGATGCATTTCCTACCAGTGATTTTGAGGATGATTGGGAAAACTTACTAAATAATGAACCTTTTGTTATGCAAAATGTCAAAATGTATGAACTTTCCCCAGCTCCTAAAACAGCCCAGATTGCTGATCAAAAGAGTATTTGTAACTTTAACAATAAGTGTGATAAACATAAGTCAAGAATGAATACAAGCCTAGGTGCCAGGTTAAGGGATTCAAAAATTGTACAAGATCTCCCTTCAAAGACACATAACAAGGAATTAATAGATTCtggaaaatacagtttttcaCTAAATCCAAATGATGAACCAAACAAATTGCCATCCAGTGGATATATAATGAAACTTGAGAAATCTTTCAATAAAATTGTTCAAGACTGTCCAGTTGCATCTAATCTgacaaaagtaaaagaagataTGCATACTAAATTTACTTCTAATgtaaatacttttgaaaagtcTACTTTGAACACAAGATATTCTAATGAACAAGAAAATAAGTCCATTTTTAATCAGTCTTTTAAAGCACCTGCTAATATAAATCCTTTTGGCTCTGTAACTTTGGGCAACGAAACCAGTGTTTATAATACAAATCAGACTAATGCATCAAAGTTAGGTTCTTTCTTTGATGACTGGAATGATCCATCATTTGCCAATGAAATTGTTAAAGCATGCCATCAATTAGAGAATACCTGGGAAGCAGATGATGTAGATGATGATTTATTATACCAAGCATGTGATGATATTGAAAGACTAACTCAGCAACAAGACATTAGAAAGGGCAGCAAGATACCAGAAAGTACACTTGAGGTCAATAATAGTTCCAAACATGGAGCCAAAAACATATTTACTACATCTAAACAAGAAAGTCAGTTGGTGCAATCAAAACATTTGAATCTCAGCAGCATTTCAGGGCACACATCTTTCACAAATAGCTCACAATTAAATAAACCAGTGAAGATGGATAAAAGGGAAATCTGTGGAAATTCTCCAAGTTTTTTAGGTGCtacaacaaatttgacaatatacTCCAAGAACTCAAATTGTCATATCAATAATCTGCATTTCTCCTGGAATAACACTGATGTTCCAATACAAGTGAAAAGTCCACAGTCAGTTCTTACGGGAAGTTCAAGTTTGAATGTGAGTTCAGATTATAGGAATACAGAAACTGCTACTTATAAGAAGAAATTAAGTACTCAGCATCTGTCCCATAGGAGCACAAGAGATGGAGATCAGAGTGGCCTTAACAAAACAGTTAGATTTCCTAAGTATACatttacaaagatgaaaaattctcaaattcTTTCCCAGTTTAATCAAAATTGTCTACCAGGAAGTATTTCTGATACCAAAATTACACAGggtttggagaaaaataaaactcctgtCCACTCGTTTTGTGGGAGGGCTATTCAACAACAGTGTTTGGTGAAACGTTCTGAATCTTTGAAACAACCTTCAAAAG TTTGCAATTAA
- the ETAA1 gene encoding ewing's tumor-associated antigen 1 isoform X4 — MDLLSSTFSSPNDPDGQNDIFWDQNSPMTKQLGKGRRKQIYTTDSDEISHIVNRIAPQDEKPTTNSMLGMWIGASAIPCTPSVAKGKSRAKISCTKLKTQNQEEELMKLAKQFDKNMEELDVIQEQKKRNHDFIQTISEAETLSNYKDNVQMQLLHDIVPEIDNAIMKNPMEENTKMSAINDQNSSQKPFDQNAEAAFNAIFDGSTQKCSGQFSQDLSDAFLNTSNTTFGKKSALKKEKIITNETLVTEKLPDKTPGSLSCQVDTLGMTNPCVTSYTEKPEAFNKHLDAFPTSDFEDDWENLLNNEPFVMQNVKMYELSPAPKTAQIADQKSICNFNNKCDKHKSRMNTSLGARLRDSKIVQDLPSKTHNKELIDSGKYSFSLNPNDEPNKLPSSGYIMKLEKSFNKIVQDCPVASNLTKVKEDMHTKFTSNVNTFEKSTLNTRYSNEQENKSIFNQSFKAPANINPFGSVTLGNETSVYNTNQTNASKLGSFFDDWNDPSFANEIVKACHQLENTWEADDVDDDLLYQACDDIERLTQQQDIRKGSKIPESTLEVNNSSKHGAKNIFTTSKQESQLVQSKHLNLSSISGHTSFTNSSQLNKPVKMDKREICGNSPSFLGATTNLTIYSKNSNCHINNLHFSWNNTDVPIQVKSPQSVLTGSSSLNVSSDYRNTETATYKKKLSTQHLSHRSTRDGDQSGLNKTVRFPKYTFTKMKNSQILSQFNQNCLPGSISDTKITQGLEKNKTPVHSFCGRAIQQQCLVKRSESLKQPSKEEEEKNKKYSPEEIQRKRQEALVRRMAKAQASSVKAAPT; from the exons atggatttattgtCATCTACCTTCAGTTCTCCTAATGATCCAGATGGACAGAATGATATCTTTTGGGATCAAAATTCTCCAATGACAAAACAGTTag gtaaaggaagaagaaaacagatttacACTACTGATAGTGATGAAATCTCACATATTGTTAATCGTATTGCTCCTCAG GatgaaaaaccaacaacaaacTCCATGCTAGGCATGTGGATTGGTGCTTCTGCTATTCCTTGTACTCCTAGTGTAGCAAAAGGCAAATCAAGAGCAAAAATCAGCTGCACAAA gtTGAAAACACAAAATCAAGAGGAAGAACTTATGAAATTGGCTAAGCAATTTGATAAAAATATGGAAGAGCTAGATGTGATTCaagagcaaaagaagagaaatcacgATTTTATCCAGACAATTTCAGAAGCAGAGACTTTAAGTAATTATAAAGATAATGTACAGATGCAGTTATTACATGATATAGTTCCAGAAATAGATAATGCTATAATGAAGAACCCAATGGAAGAAAACACCAAAATGTCTGCGATAAATGATCAAAATAGCAGTCAGAAGCCATTTGACCAAAATGCTGAAGCAGCCTTTAATGCCATTTTTGATGGCTCTACTCAGAAATGTAGTGGACAGTTCAGCCAAGATCTGTCAGATGCTTTTTTGAACACAAGTAATACTACCTTTGGAAAGAAAAGCgctttgaaaaaggagaaaatcattACTAATGAAACTCTGGTCACTGAAAAACTGCCAGATAAAACCCCAGGATCACTTTCTTGTCAAGTAGATACTCTTGGAATGACAAATCCATGTGTGACTTCTTACACCGAGAAGCCAGAAGCTTTTAATAAACACCTTGATGCATTTCCTACCAGTGATTTTGAGGATGATTGGGAAAACTTACTAAATAATGAACCTTTTGTTATGCAAAATGTCAAAATGTATGAACTTTCCCCAGCTCCTAAAACAGCCCAGATTGCTGATCAAAAGAGTATTTGTAACTTTAACAATAAGTGTGATAAACATAAGTCAAGAATGAATACAAGCCTAGGTGCCAGGTTAAGGGATTCAAAAATTGTACAAGATCTCCCTTCAAAGACACATAACAAGGAATTAATAGATTCtggaaaatacagtttttcaCTAAATCCAAATGATGAACCAAACAAATTGCCATCCAGTGGATATATAATGAAACTTGAGAAATCTTTCAATAAAATTGTTCAAGACTGTCCAGTTGCATCTAATCTgacaaaagtaaaagaagataTGCATACTAAATTTACTTCTAATgtaaatacttttgaaaagtcTACTTTGAACACAAGATATTCTAATGAACAAGAAAATAAGTCCATTTTTAATCAGTCTTTTAAAGCACCTGCTAATATAAATCCTTTTGGCTCTGTAACTTTGGGCAACGAAACCAGTGTTTATAATACAAATCAGACTAATGCATCAAAGTTAGGTTCTTTCTTTGATGACTGGAATGATCCATCATTTGCCAATGAAATTGTTAAAGCATGCCATCAATTAGAGAATACCTGGGAAGCAGATGATGTAGATGATGATTTATTATACCAAGCATGTGATGATATTGAAAGACTAACTCAGCAACAAGACATTAGAAAGGGCAGCAAGATACCAGAAAGTACACTTGAGGTCAATAATAGTTCCAAACATGGAGCCAAAAACATATTTACTACATCTAAACAAGAAAGTCAGTTGGTGCAATCAAAACATTTGAATCTCAGCAGCATTTCAGGGCACACATCTTTCACAAATAGCTCACAATTAAATAAACCAGTGAAGATGGATAAAAGGGAAATCTGTGGAAATTCTCCAAGTTTTTTAGGTGCtacaacaaatttgacaatatacTCCAAGAACTCAAATTGTCATATCAATAATCTGCATTTCTCCTGGAATAACACTGATGTTCCAATACAAGTGAAAAGTCCACAGTCAGTTCTTACGGGAAGTTCAAGTTTGAATGTGAGTTCAGATTATAGGAATACAGAAACTGCTACTTATAAGAAGAAATTAAGTACTCAGCATCTGTCCCATAGGAGCACAAGAGATGGAGATCAGAGTGGCCTTAACAAAACAGTTAGATTTCCTAAGTATACatttacaaagatgaaaaattctcaaattcTTTCCCAGTTTAATCAAAATTGTCTACCAGGAAGTATTTCTGATACCAAAATTACACAGggtttggagaaaaataaaactcctgtCCACTCGTTTTGTGGGAGGGCTATTCAACAACAGTGTTTGGTGAAACGTTCTGAATCTTTGAAACAACCTTCAAAAG
- the ETAA1 gene encoding ewing's tumor-associated antigen 1 isoform X5, with amino-acid sequence MLGMWIGASAIPCTPSVAKGKSRAKISCTKLKTQNQEEELMKLAKQFDKNMEELDVIQEQKKRNHDFIQTISEAETLSNYKDNVQMQLLHDIVPEIDNAIMKNPMEENTKMSAINDQNSSQKPFDQNAEAAFNAIFDGSTQKCSGQFSQDLSDAFLNTSNTTFGKKSALKKEKIITNETLVTEKLPDKTPGSLSCQVDTLGMTNPCVTSYTEKPEAFNKHLDAFPTSDFEDDWENLLNNEPFVMQNVKMYELSPAPKTAQIADQKSICNFNNKCDKHKSRMNTSLGARLRDSKIVQDLPSKTHNKELIDSGKYSFSLNPNDEPNKLPSSGYIMKLEKSFNKIVQDCPVASNLTKVKEDMHTKFTSNVNTFEKSTLNTRYSNEQENKSIFNQSFKAPANINPFGSVTLGNETSVYNTNQTNASKLGSFFDDWNDPSFANEIVKACHQLENTWEADDVDDDLLYQACDDIERLTQQQDIRKGSKIPESTLEVNNSSKHGAKNIFTTSKQESQLVQSKHLNLSSISGHTSFTNSSQLNKPVKMDKREICGNSPSFLGATTNLTIYSKNSNCHINNLHFSWNNTDVPIQVKSPQSVLTGSSSLNVSSDYRNTETATYKKKLSTQHLSHRSTRDGDQSGLNKTVRFPKYTFTKMKNSQILSQFNQNCLPGSISDTKITQGLEKNKTPVHSFCGRAIQQQCLVKRSESLKQPSKEEEEKNKKYSPEEIQRKRQEALVRRMAKAQASSVKAAPT; translated from the exons ATGCTAGGCATGTGGATTGGTGCTTCTGCTATTCCTTGTACTCCTAGTGTAGCAAAAGGCAAATCAAGAGCAAAAATCAGCTGCACAAA gtTGAAAACACAAAATCAAGAGGAAGAACTTATGAAATTGGCTAAGCAATTTGATAAAAATATGGAAGAGCTAGATGTGATTCaagagcaaaagaagagaaatcacgATTTTATCCAGACAATTTCAGAAGCAGAGACTTTAAGTAATTATAAAGATAATGTACAGATGCAGTTATTACATGATATAGTTCCAGAAATAGATAATGCTATAATGAAGAACCCAATGGAAGAAAACACCAAAATGTCTGCGATAAATGATCAAAATAGCAGTCAGAAGCCATTTGACCAAAATGCTGAAGCAGCCTTTAATGCCATTTTTGATGGCTCTACTCAGAAATGTAGTGGACAGTTCAGCCAAGATCTGTCAGATGCTTTTTTGAACACAAGTAATACTACCTTTGGAAAGAAAAGCgctttgaaaaaggagaaaatcattACTAATGAAACTCTGGTCACTGAAAAACTGCCAGATAAAACCCCAGGATCACTTTCTTGTCAAGTAGATACTCTTGGAATGACAAATCCATGTGTGACTTCTTACACCGAGAAGCCAGAAGCTTTTAATAAACACCTTGATGCATTTCCTACCAGTGATTTTGAGGATGATTGGGAAAACTTACTAAATAATGAACCTTTTGTTATGCAAAATGTCAAAATGTATGAACTTTCCCCAGCTCCTAAAACAGCCCAGATTGCTGATCAAAAGAGTATTTGTAACTTTAACAATAAGTGTGATAAACATAAGTCAAGAATGAATACAAGCCTAGGTGCCAGGTTAAGGGATTCAAAAATTGTACAAGATCTCCCTTCAAAGACACATAACAAGGAATTAATAGATTCtggaaaatacagtttttcaCTAAATCCAAATGATGAACCAAACAAATTGCCATCCAGTGGATATATAATGAAACTTGAGAAATCTTTCAATAAAATTGTTCAAGACTGTCCAGTTGCATCTAATCTgacaaaagtaaaagaagataTGCATACTAAATTTACTTCTAATgtaaatacttttgaaaagtcTACTTTGAACACAAGATATTCTAATGAACAAGAAAATAAGTCCATTTTTAATCAGTCTTTTAAAGCACCTGCTAATATAAATCCTTTTGGCTCTGTAACTTTGGGCAACGAAACCAGTGTTTATAATACAAATCAGACTAATGCATCAAAGTTAGGTTCTTTCTTTGATGACTGGAATGATCCATCATTTGCCAATGAAATTGTTAAAGCATGCCATCAATTAGAGAATACCTGGGAAGCAGATGATGTAGATGATGATTTATTATACCAAGCATGTGATGATATTGAAAGACTAACTCAGCAACAAGACATTAGAAAGGGCAGCAAGATACCAGAAAGTACACTTGAGGTCAATAATAGTTCCAAACATGGAGCCAAAAACATATTTACTACATCTAAACAAGAAAGTCAGTTGGTGCAATCAAAACATTTGAATCTCAGCAGCATTTCAGGGCACACATCTTTCACAAATAGCTCACAATTAAATAAACCAGTGAAGATGGATAAAAGGGAAATCTGTGGAAATTCTCCAAGTTTTTTAGGTGCtacaacaaatttgacaatatacTCCAAGAACTCAAATTGTCATATCAATAATCTGCATTTCTCCTGGAATAACACTGATGTTCCAATACAAGTGAAAAGTCCACAGTCAGTTCTTACGGGAAGTTCAAGTTTGAATGTGAGTTCAGATTATAGGAATACAGAAACTGCTACTTATAAGAAGAAATTAAGTACTCAGCATCTGTCCCATAGGAGCACAAGAGATGGAGATCAGAGTGGCCTTAACAAAACAGTTAGATTTCCTAAGTATACatttacaaagatgaaaaattctcaaattcTTTCCCAGTTTAATCAAAATTGTCTACCAGGAAGTATTTCTGATACCAAAATTACACAGggtttggagaaaaataaaactcctgtCCACTCGTTTTGTGGGAGGGCTATTCAACAACAGTGTTTGGTGAAACGTTCTGAATCTTTGAAACAACCTTCAAAAG